CCCGTCCGCATCTACGCGGCGTCGTTGCACGACATCAGGGTCACCATCATCGATGCGGTCGGTGGGCCGGTGCGCGTGCTGCATGAGGGCGCCATCGGCGACAGCCTCGAACTGCTCTGGAACGGCCGCGATGGTCTTGGGCGCCTGCGCGAGGCGGGGCCGTATCGCCTCCGGGTGACCTCACGCTCCCCGGCCGGTCGCGATGAGCGCGAAGTGATGGTCCCGCTCGCCATCACGCGAGCGGACCAGGACACGCTGCCGCTGCCGGCCCCGCTGCCGGCGACGACCTTCCGTCCCGAGTCCGCGGCCGCGACGGGTGGCACGCGCTTCCTCGTGACCGGCATCGTCGGGGCGCTCGCGGCCGCCGCCCTGCCGTCGGTTGCGGGGGCAGGCAATGAGGGTGGATCCATCCGGTTCGGTGTTGCCGCCGCGCTGGGCGCCGCCGGGGCGATCGGCTTCACGCGCGCCAAGCAGCCGCGCCCCATCCCCGAGAACATCGAATGGAATCGCCGGCAACGTGAGACCTGGCAGCGCGAGGTGGACCGGATCCAGGCCGAGAACGAGAGCCGCCGCGCCGCGACCAAGCTGCGCATCGTCGCGGGCCGCCCGACCGTGACGACGTTGCCATGAGCCGCCGTTTCCGCCTCTTACGCGCGGCCGCGACGATCTCCTCCTGGGTCGTCGCGTCGTCCATCGCCGCGCCGCTGTGGGCGCAGGGGCCCGAGCTTCTCGGGGCGGTCTCCGCCTCGACGCAGCGGGTCTCGCGCGTCGGGGGAGCCGAATCCTCCCTCACCGGCCCGGTGCTCGGGGCGGGGGGCGGTGTCCGGTTCCGCCGTTTCACGCTCGAGGCGACCTATCTCGAAGGAAACCTCACCCCGGAGTCGGGATCGCTCGGGGGTGATGAGGTCTTCGCGGAGGCGAGCGTGCTCGTGCGCGCCGACCTCGGCCGCGGCTTCTCGCTCGGGGCCGGACCGCGTGCGCGCGCCTTCATCGCGCCCGGGGGCACTGTGCGCTGGATGCGGCTCGAGGCCCGCGGCCGATACGAGAGCGAGGTGATCCCCGGTCGTGCGACGGCCGACGTCGAGCTCTGGCAGGTGCTCAGTGGCGACGTCAACGCACAGGGCGGATCGGACGGCGGACGTGGCGGGGCCGCCGGTCTCACCGTGGCGTTGCCCAACTCGCGGTTCGCGCTGCGGCTCGCCTACACCGCCGATCGCGTCGCCTTCGCCAACGGATCGAGCGAGTTCGTCGACGGCGTCCAGCTCGGGTTGCGCATCGGTCGCTTCTAGGCGAGCGTGAGGCGGTGCCTCACCATCCGCTCCACCATCGGCGCGTCGCGCTGCTCGTCGCCTTCGTCGCCATCGTCCTCGCCGTCACCACGTCGGACGCGCTCCATCAGGCCTTCGTGGACGTCCTGGCGATCGCCGAGCGCCTGATGCGTGCGTATCCGCGGGCGGGCATGCTGGCCTTCGTCGGCCTCGCCTCGCTCTCGGCGATGCTCTCGTTCTTCTCCAGCTCCGCCCTCGTCCCGGTCGGCGTGTACGTCTGGGGTGCGCAACAGACGATGCTCATGCTGTGGGTCGGCGGCGTGCTCGGCGGGACCGCCGGCTATTGGATGGCGCGGACCCTGGGGCGCCGCATCGTGAAGCGCCTCGTGCCCGAGGCGCCGTTCCGGCGCTACGAGACCTTCTTCCGCGCGCGCGCGCAGTGGCGCACGGTGCTCCTCTTCCGCCTGGCCCTGCAGTCCGAGCTGCCGAGCTACGTGCTCGGCGTGCTCCGCTACCCGTTCCGGCGCTATCTGCCGATGATGCTGCTCGGCGAGATCCCGTTCGTGTTCTTCGCCGTCTACCTCGGCGAGACGCTCCTCGAACGGAACGGCGTCGTCTTCGCGGTCGCACTCCTCATGGGTGTCGGACTCACGGTCCTCGCGTTCCGTGCGCTGCAGCGCGAGATGCGGTCCGATGCGCCCCCCATTGCGCGATAAGTAATAAAGAGTATCTATCATCGCATCATGAGCCACACGCCGACCCGGTGACCGCGGCACCGATCGCGCTCGCAGCACCCTCCAACGCACCGTTGCTGGTGTGGGTGCTCGCGCCGCTCGTCGAGACCGACGACGTCGATATCGCCTGGTACGCCGACTTCTCGCAGAGTCAGGCGGAGTACGAGCGCGCCTTCGCCGCCCTCGGCGTGGCCTGGCGGTGGCAGCCGGTGACCCTGCGCAACTACGAGCAGGTCATCCAGACGATCCTCCGCGAGTCGAAGGGGCATGAGCCCGTCGTCTTCAATCTCTGCGATGGCGACGAGGTGAATGGATCGCCCGGCCTGAGCGTGATCCGCTGCCTCAAGGCCAACGGTCTCCGGTACACCGGCGCCGACGAGCGCTTCTACGACGTCACCACGTCGAAGATCGTCATGAAGGAGGCCTTCGATCGGGCGGGTGTGCCCACCTCGCCCTGGGCCGTGGTCCCGCGCGACGGATCGGGCGTCACCGACATCCTCAAGCGGCTCGGCGCCCCGCTCATCCTCAAGCCCGCGGTCTCCGCGGGCAGCATGGGGATCACCACCAAGAGCGTCGTCCAGTCGCCGCAGGCCCTGCGCGCCGCGCTCAAGCGCCTCAACAAGGGCTATCACGGCTGGGATGTCGCCGGTGGCGGCGTCTTCGTCGAGCGCTTCGTGGACGGCCCCGAGTTCACCACGTTCATCGTCGGGGCGTACGACCGGCCGCGCAGCGCGACCATCTATCCCCCCGTCGAGCGCGGCTTCAATCCCGACCTGCCGGCCAACGAGCGCTTCCTCTCGTTCGACCGCCTCTGGGGCCTCTACGAGACCGAGGATCCGCTCGAGGACGACGCCGACCTCTGGAAGTACCGCCCCGTCTCGCGTGTGCTCGCCAAGCGGATCAAGGACGTCAGTTGGGCCGCGTACGAGGCGGTCGGCGGCCGCGGCTACGGCCGCGTCGACCTCCGTCAGGACCAGGCGACCGGGGAGATCCACGTCCTCGAGGTCAACGCCCAGTGCGGGATCTCCGAGGACGAGGCGTACACGTCCATCGGCGCCATCCTCCGTTTCGCGCGGGCCTCGTTCGCGAGCGCCGTCGGGGAGATCATCGCCGTCTCCGCCGACCCGGGCGTCGCCCGGCCGCGCCTCTCCCGCACCCGCCGCGCCGCCACTGCATGAAGGTCTGCGTCCTCCAGCCGGACTACACGACGTCCGGTGTGGACTACCGACACTACGACCCGGCGCGCGACCTCTCCCGCCTCCTCCCGGGCCATGAGGTCCATCACGAGGCGCTGAGCAAGGTCTCCACGTACCGGCAACTCAAGCGGCTCGCGCCGCAGGGCTTCGACATCTACGTGAACCTCTGCGAGGGCTACCTCGAGTGGGACGTGCCGTCGATCGACGTCATCCACTCGCTCGAGCTGCTCGACCTGCCGTACACCGGCCCCACGCCGCTGCTGTACGACCCGTCCAAGCCCCTCATGAAGTACGTGGCGCACACCGTCGGCATCAGCACGCCGATGCATGCGCAGGTCGACGCAGGCGCCATCGCCCGCGCGGTCGCCGGCCCGGGCGGTCTCGCCGCCGGGGATGCGATGCTCGCCGCCGCCACCAAGGGGCTCCGATACCCCCTCTTCGTGAAGCCCGCCAAGGCCGGGGATTCGCTCGGCGTCGACGACCACTCCGTCGTCACCGATCACGCCGCGCTCCTCACCCAGGCGCTCGCGCTGGCCGACGAGTATCCCGACCTGCTCATCGAGGAGTACATCGACGGGCGCGAGTTCACCGTGCTCGTCATCGGCGAGGAGTCGGGGAAGGGGCATGGCAGCGCGCTCGCGCCCATCGAGTACGTCTTCCCGAAGGGCTTCCGCTACAAGAGCTACGCGCTCAAGACCAGCGAACAGCATCCCGAGGCCAACGTCCGGCTCGAGGATCCCGCGCTCGCCCAGCGACTGCGCGATGCCGCCGAACGCATCTTCGCCGGATTCGCCGGGGTGGGGTATGCGCGGATGGACTTCCGCATGGATGCCGCCGGGACGATCCACTTCCTCGAGGTGA
This region of Gemmatimonadota bacterium genomic DNA includes:
- a CDS encoding SET domain-containing protein-lysine N-methyltransferase translates to MKVCVLQPDYTTSGVDYRHYDPARDLSRLLPGHEVHHEALSKVSTYRQLKRLAPQGFDIYVNLCEGYLEWDVPSIDVIHSLELLDLPYTGPTPLLYDPSKPLMKYVAHTVGISTPMHAQVDAGAIARAVAGPGGLAAGDAMLAAATKGLRYPLFVKPAKAGDSLGVDDHSVVTDHAALLTQALALADEYPDLLIEEYIDGREFTVLVIGEESGKGHGSALAPIEYVFPKGFRYKSYALKTSEQHPEANVRLEDPALAQRLRDAAERIFAGFAGVGYARMDFRMDAAGTIHFLEVNFTCSVFYEEGSEGSADHILKLDGIGQAAFLQRIIAEGIARHRRKHKAYEMRGNGIAGYGIVATRPIAEGEVIFRGEQRAARIVTKRHVAANWNAADRELFRHYAVPLSDHVYVIWDEDPTSWAPQNHSCDANTTYIGLDVVAAQDIPAGEELTLDYAELLDDQGASFSCRCGARYCRGEVRGAPGNSVTSREAGRGQTG
- a CDS encoding TVP38/TMEM64 family protein; this encodes MPHHPLHHRRVALLVAFVAIVLAVTTSDALHQAFVDVLAIAERLMRAYPRAGMLAFVGLASLSAMLSFFSSSALVPVGVYVWGAQQTMLMLWVGGVLGGTAGYWMARTLGRRIVKRLVPEAPFRRYETFFRARAQWRTVLLFRLALQSELPSYVLGVLRYPFRRYLPMMLLGEIPFVFFAVYLGETLLERNGVVFAVALLMGVGLTVLAFRALQREMRSDAPPIAR